The region AGTAAAAAATTAAATAATAAATTAAAAAAAGATATGATTAAAATATCTCTTGAATAATATCTCCATCAGAAATAATACCCACTAATTTATCATTTTCAACCACAGGTAGTTGATTTAATATATTTGAATCTGAAGCACCATTTCTCATGACGTCAATAGCTTTTCTAATTGAATCATCAGAAGAAACTGTAACAACAGGTTTTACCATGATTTCTTCAACATTAGTTCCAAGTTCATATTTATCTAAAATCAAATTATGACCTACATCAGTTGCTGT is a window of Methanobrevibacter oralis DNA encoding:
- a CDS encoding CBS domain-containing protein, whose amino-acid sequence is MLNKKVSEIMTKDVLTITPDVDVINAFEKLMEHKISALPVVDDDVLVGIITATDVGHNLILDKYELGTNVEEIMVKPVVTVSSDDSIRKAIDVMRNGASDSNILNQLPVVENDKLVGIISDGDIIQEIF